The genomic window TGGGCACCGGTGACGTGAAGTACCATCAGGGCTTCTCCTCCGACGTCGAAACCGAGGGCGGGCTGGTGCATCTGGCGTTGGAGTTCAACCCCTCCCATCTTGAGATCGTAAGCCCGGTGGTCATGGGCTCGGTTCGCGCACGTATCGACCGGCTGGATGAGCAGAGCAGCAGTATGGTACTGCCGATCACGCTGCACGGCGATGCCGCTATCAGCGGCCAGGGCGTGGTCCAGGAAACGCTGAACATGTCCAAGGTGCGCGGTTACGACGTGGGCGGGACGGTGCGTGTCGTTATCAATAACCAGGTGGGTTTCACCACCTCGAATCCTAACGACGCGCGCTCTACCCAGTACTGTACCGATATCGCCAAGATGGTGCAGGCGCCGATTTTCCACGTCAACGCCGATGATCCCGAAGCGGTAGCGTTCGTCACCCGCGTGGCGTTGGATTTCCGCAATACCTTCAAGCGCGACGTCATGATCGATTTGGTGTGCTATCGCCGCCACGGCCATAACGAGGCCGATGAGCCGAGCGCCACCCAGCCGCTGATGTACCAGAAAATTAAAAAACACCCGACGCCGCGCAAGATCTATGCCGACCGCCTGGAGCGCGACGGCATTATCACTCTCGCCGACGCCACTGAACAGGTCAATGTGTTCCGCGACGCGCTGGATCAGGGCGAGTGCGTGGTGAAAGAGTGGCGGCAGATGAATATGCACTCCTTCGCCTGGCAGCGCTATCTCAATCATGACTGGGACGAAGACTACCCCAGCCAGGTGGAAAGTAAGCGTTTGCAGGCGCTGGCGCACCGCATCAGCGAAGTGCCGGCCGGCGTCGAAATGCAGCCGCGGGTAGCCAAGATTTATCACGATCGCGCTGCGATGGCGCACGGTGAAAAGCTTTTCGATTGGGGCGGCGCCGAGACGCTGGCTTACGCCACGCTGGTGGATGAGGGGATCCCCATCCGCCTGTCGGGAGAGGACACCGCCCGCGGCACGTTCTTCCATCGCCACGCGGTGGTGCATAACCAGAAGAATGGCTCCAGCTACACTCCGTTGGCCAATGTCCACAACGGTCAGGGCAGCTTCCGTGTTTGGGACTCGGTGTTGTCGGAGGAGGCGGTGCTGGCGTTTGAATACGGTTACGCCACCGCCGAGCCGCGCACTTTGGTAATTTGGGAAGCGCAGTTTGGCGACTTCGCCAACGGCGCCCAGGTAGTTATCGATCAATTTATCAGTTCCGGGGAGCAGAAATGGGGACGGATGTGCGGGCTGGTGATGCTGCTGCCCCACGGCTATGAAGGGCAGGGACCGGAGCACTCCTCCGCCCGTCTGGAGCGCTATCTCCAACTGTGTGCGGAACAAAATATGCAGGTCTGCGTCCCGTCGACGCCGGCGCAGGTCTATCATATGCTCCGCCGTCAGGCGCTGCGCAATATGCGCCGGCCGCTGATTGTCATGTCGCCCAAGTCGCTGCTGCGCCATCCTCTGGCTATCTCGTCGCTTGATGAATTGGCCAACAGCATGTTCCAGCCCGCCATTGGCGAAGTGGACGATATCGACCCGCAGGGCGTTAAACGCGTCGTGATGTGTTCCGGCAAAGTCTACTATGATCTCTTGGATCAACGGCGTAAAAACGGGCAGCAAGACGTGGCCATCGTGCGTATTGAGCAGCTCTATCCGTTCCCGCTGCAGGCGGTTCGGGAGGCGCTGGCCCCCTATGCGCATGTTGACGATTTCGTCTGGTGCCAGGAAGAGCCGCAGAATCAGGGCGCCTGGTATTGCAGCCAGCACCATTTCCGCGAAGTGATATCCGCAGGCGCCGCACTGAATTATGCGGGCCGTCCGGCTTCCGCCTCGCCGGCGGTGGGGTATTTGTCCGTGCACCAGACCCAGCAGAAAAATCTGGTCAACGACGCGCTGAACGTTAATTAACAATAAGGATAGAGAATGAGTAGCGTAGATATTCTGGTTCCAGACCTGCCTGAGTCGGTAGCGGATGCCACCGTCGCCACCTGGCATAAAAAGCCCGGTGACAGTATTCAGCGTGATGAAGTGCTGGTCGAGATTGAAACCGACAAAGTGGTGCTGGAAGTTCCCGCCCCTAAAGCCGGCGTTCTGGAAACATTATTGGAAGACGAAGGCGCTACCGTGACCGCCCGTCAAGTGCTGGGGCGCCTGCGCCCGGGCGACAGCACCGGCCAGGCGATGACAGAGAAGTCCCAGAGCCAGGAGTCCACGCCGGCTCAGCGCC from Sodalis glossinidius str. 'morsitans' includes these protein-coding regions:
- the sucA gene encoding 2-oxoglutarate dehydrogenase E1 component; the protein is MQNGAMKAWLDSSYLAGANQSYIEQLYEDFLTDPDSVDASWRAIFKQLPTAGVSPDHLHSKTREYFCHLAKDATRYTASVNDPDIDSKQVKVLQLINAFRFRGHQHANLDPLELWKQETVPDLDPAFHNLTEADSQETFNVGSFAIGRDTMKLADLYEALKKTYCGAIGAEYMHITNTEEKRWIQQRIESVVGQPSFSRDEKTRFLAELTAAEGIERYLGAKFPGAKRFSLEGGDALIPMLKEMVRYAGSNGTREVVLGMAHRGRLNVLVNVLGKKPQDLFDEFAGKHKEHLGTGDVKYHQGFSSDVETEGGLVHLALEFNPSHLEIVSPVVMGSVRARIDRLDEQSSSMVLPITLHGDAAISGQGVVQETLNMSKVRGYDVGGTVRVVINNQVGFTTSNPNDARSTQYCTDIAKMVQAPIFHVNADDPEAVAFVTRVALDFRNTFKRDVMIDLVCYRRHGHNEADEPSATQPLMYQKIKKHPTPRKIYADRLERDGIITLADATEQVNVFRDALDQGECVVKEWRQMNMHSFAWQRYLNHDWDEDYPSQVESKRLQALAHRISEVPAGVEMQPRVAKIYHDRAAMAHGEKLFDWGGAETLAYATLVDEGIPIRLSGEDTARGTFFHRHAVVHNQKNGSSYTPLANVHNGQGSFRVWDSVLSEEAVLAFEYGYATAEPRTLVIWEAQFGDFANGAQVVIDQFISSGEQKWGRMCGLVMLLPHGYEGQGPEHSSARLERYLQLCAEQNMQVCVPSTPAQVYHMLRRQALRNMRRPLIVMSPKSLLRHPLAISSLDELANSMFQPAIGEVDDIDPQGVKRVVMCSGKVYYDLLDQRRKNGQQDVAIVRIEQLYPFPLQAVREALAPYAHVDDFVWCQEEPQNQGAWYCSQHHFREVISAGAALNYAGRPASASPAVGYLSVHQTQQKNLVNDALNVN